Proteins from a genomic interval of Osmia bicornis bicornis chromosome 11, iOsmBic2.1, whole genome shotgun sequence:
- the LOC114877737 gene encoding zinc finger FYVE domain-containing protein 9 isoform X2, translating to MEKFAVDLDKVLDDFEFNEDCAEQIASVNSSANNASSSTVKCNLEPSNLKSYNYLLIDSKNTNKELDIVSTSERHKDTQQINARSKSISEKDAIPDSLEYSKEETTIEGTEGVNQFYTQDYISDSKVIQKQSVPSYDSEQVPSMVYNDISQKLLQKQQNDSNSPKIDNRYGKKLNQCNLKPSVSNVFSSLNEYINAPPGSSDCIHSVLNEQKVHSNLESKTAYHGNEVSNFVQNSIKDSDKSVVFNETADATSVTRESSVSSHEDGSVSLEAPITCENDIKEDPNIHAISFDEIKNEEELLKEVSLNQIHTELSNKAEAVYKAHSDSVQEDSNIGSQENDSIPESTYNQSHQYESNSTLELEENEIKLNVGDSDSSDQHGNSLNVADKPIGFSNIENLSEDELTKYLIELEGEEKLNVECKKHENVSVHKSHEITLEDTIHNILPDQMDEGKTVEYVSKDLIVESPETTEKEFSHEADISVTDDEKEEMLTNVIEKQNSQFTDELEDGNISNKEVKSLQTIKDDNMIHENTSVTSENECLPNAKNVKVSQEHCMYNLNINQGSLSNGKTDIHLKAQKENPPQYSQACELKIQGDVDNVSEEKHVMIPEITMLNDKTRNCDDIMSTSMEASTRLNVSDSSGESEKPVRPQTLDIVLTNNTNEHQIAGSTSDTPSAHVQSNVDGTKEDQGSSPDILDNSIPETNSILGKQPPFWVPDSDAPSCMLCDVKFTVMKRRHHCRACGKVLCSKCCNMKYKLEYQGNINSRVCVSCYQLLTKAESEQSIGEWSSGYSTCVNNNDINSPQGRQPNPNNPMEYCSTIPPLQQLAGGLPPPPTVMVPVGVLKREGGTKSRPEVSKSVMFSDELDMSWDLKPPYRKSGNKRIPTPGSSAPNTSAKRQNLPRLDPATESYVPQDPNVLPPTVTIHKGQVSYHAVTDEGLLYRTLKNECEPPIMFAINRNLYACVKILALNCCINKTCWNITSKGLACVGQDEVILLVEVLPDETKIPKDLLIFINQLYLEAIKGNTVSELGFSVCQGGNLLGSREHAGFLFIRQTLQCLQKIVLPPAPFLFGLLVHRWETPWAKVFPLRLVLRLGAEYRYYPCPLFSVRFRDALYFEIGHTVMKVLADFRNFGYTLPGVRGLTIHLRNRMTDVMFPKNRYDQVIKGLNNSNDHVLAYASNFSIAADSHLVCIQTNTGDESSYQTQAISINNKPRTVTGTSFIVINGALKSSMGLSAKSSIVEDGLMVEIMPEKMEALKAALKNMQDFSIGCGRQGALEPDETVNIKWVDNDLQFNLGVKSPIDGQQMDGIPSIRVHNGTDYKGTSRFIRWTEVFIIKSDDHPNGVHDPVDINKLSGNIAKATCTALVKLLDLLANAGLTKLGVRTTVHPDNVGYEAGSEGMKLPPIYMNSLDNELIQVLHKAAQSSQDTHTVLELIFYILDD from the exons ATGGAAAAATTTGCTGTTGATTTAGACAAAGTTCTGGACGATTTCGAGTTTAATGAAG ATTGTGCAGAGCAAATAGCGTCTGTTAATTCTTCAGCAAACAATGCGTCATCGTCTACAGTTAAATGTAATTTGGAACCTTCAAATTTAAAATCCTACAATTATCTCTTAATAGATTCTAAAAATACTAACAAGGAATTGGATATTGTATCAACTTCGGAAAGACATAAGGATACACAGCAGATAAATGCAAGAAGTAAATCTATAAGCGAAAAGGATGCGATTCCTGACAGTCTTGAGTATAGTAAAGAAGAAACAACAATAGAAGGCACAGAAGGTGTAAATCAATTTTATACACAAGATTACATAAGTGACAGTAAAGTGATACAAAAACAGTCTGTACCATCTTATGATTCCGAACAAGTTCCTTCAATGGTATACAATGACATATCGcaaaaattattgcaaaagCAACAAAATGATAGTAACAGTCCAAAGATTGACAATAGGTATGGTAAAAAATTGAATCAGTGTAATCTAAAGCCCAGTGTTAGTAATGTCTTTAGCAGTTTGAATGAATATATAAATGCACCACCTGGAAGTTCAGATTGTATCCATTCTGTATTGAATGAACAGAAAGTGCATTCTAATTTAGAGTCTAAAACTGCTTATCATGGTAATGAGGTATCTAACTTTGTTCAGAACTCCATTAAAGATAGCGATAAGAGCGTAGTGTTTAATGAAACAGCTGATGCAACTAGTGTAACTAGAGAATCGTCTGTTTCAAGTCATGAAGATGGGTCTGTATCATTAGAAGCACCTATTACGTGTGAGAATGATATTAAAGAGGACCctaacattcatgcgataagttttgatgaaataaaaaatgaggAAGAGCTTCTGAAAGAAGTTTCATTGAACCAAATACACACTGAATTGAGTAATAAAGCAGAAGCTGTATATAAAGCACATTCTGATAGTGTACAAGAAGATAGCAATATTGGAAGCCAAGAAAATGATTCTATACCTGAGAGTACTTACAATCAAAGTCATCAGTATGAAAGTAATTCTACATTGGAGttagaagaaaatgaaataaaattaaatgtggGAGACTCTGATTCATCTGATCAACATGGGAACAGTTTAAATGTAGCAGATAAGCCAATTGGATTTAGTAACATTGAGAATTTATCAGAAGATGAGTTAACCAaatatttaatagaattagagggggaggaaaaattaaatgtggAATGTAAGAAACATGAAAATGTTTCAGTGCACAAATCACATGAAATTACGTTAGAAGATACAATACACAATATTCTTCCAGATCAAATGGACGAGGGTAAAACTGTAGAGTATGTCTCGAAAGATTTAATTGTAGAATCTCCTGAAACGACAGAAAAAGAATTCAGCCATGAAGCCGACATTTCAGTAACTGatgatgaaaaagaagaaatgttaactaatgtaatagaaaaacaaaattcacaaTTCACTGATGAATTAGAAGATGGTAATATAAGTAACAAAGAAGTCAAATCATTGCAGACCATTAAAGATGATAATATGATACATGAAAACACTAGTGTAACTTCAGAAAATGAATGTTTGCCTAATgcaaaaaatgttaaagttaGTCAGGAACACTgtatgtataatttaaatattaatcagGGGTCACTCAGTAATGGTAAAACTGATATTCACTTAAAAGCCCAGAAGGAAAATCCTCCACAATACAGTCAAGCTTGTGAATTGAAAATCCAAGGTGACGTTGATAATGTTTCTGAAGAGAAACATGTAATGATACCTGAGATAACTATGTTAAATGATAAAACAAGAAATTGCGATGATATTATGTCTACATCTATGGAAGCATCCACAAGACTAAATGTAAGTGATAGCAGTGGTGAATCAGAGAAGCCAGTACGTCCTCAAACCTTAGACATTGTTTTAACTAATAATACCAATGAACATCAAATAGCGGGTTCTACAAGTGATACACCGTCAGCTCATGTGCAATCAAATGTTGATGGTACTAAAGAAGATCAAGGATCTTCACCAGATATTTTAGATAATTCTATACCAGAAACTAATTCCATTTTGGGGAAGCAACCTCCATTTTGGGTGCCTGACAGTGATGCACCTAGCTGTATGTTGTGTGATGTAAAGTTTACAGTAATGAAAAGACGGCATCATTGTCGCGCGTGCGGAAAAGTGTTATGTAGCAAATGTTGTAATATGAAGTATAAATTAGAATATCAAGGAAACATTAATTCACGAGTTTGTGTTTCTTGTTATCAGCTTCTTACAAAAG CTGAATCAGAGCAAAGTATAGGAGAATGGTCCTCTGGTTACTCTACCTgtgtaaataataatgatattaattcACCCCAG GGGAGACAGCCTAATCCAAATAATCCCATGGAGTACTGTTCAACTATACCACCCTTGCAACAGTTAGCTGGCGGATTACCACCACCACCCACTGTTATGGTACCTGTTGGAGTTCTCAAAAGGGAAGGTGGTACAAAAAGTCGGCCTGAAGTTTCAAAGTCGGTCATGTTCAGTGATG AATTAGACATGTCCTGGGATTTGAAACCACCCTACCGGAAGTCAGGAAACAAGAGGATACCAACACCTGGATCCTCTGCACCAAATACTTCAGCTAAACGGCAGAACTTGCCGCGTTTGGATCCAGCCACTGAAAGTTACGTGCCACAGGATCCTAATGTCCTTCCACCAACTGTAACGATACATAAAGGGC AAGTATCTTATCATGCTGTAACGGACGAGGGTCTTCTGTATAGAACACTGAAAAATGAATGTGAGCCACCTATCATGTTCGCAATTAACCGGAATCTCTATGCTTGTGTTAAAATATTGGCTT TAAATTGttgtataaataaaacgtGTTGGAACATCACATCAAAAGGACTGGCTTGCGTTGGACAGGACGAAGTTATATTATTAGTGGAAGTTTTACCTGATGAAACCAAGATACCAAAAGATCTGCTCATCTTCATTAATCAATTGTACCTAGAAGCTATTAAAG GTAATACTGTATCCGAGTTGGGATTCTCAGTGTGCCAGGGAGGCAATCTGTTAGGTTCTCGAGAGCATGCAGGATTTTTGTTCATTCGTCAAACCCTACAGTGCttacaaaaaattgtattacCTCCTGCTCCGTTCTTGTTTGGTCTTCTAGTTCACAG ATGGGAAACTCCATGGGCGAAGGTATTTCCGTTACGTCTTGTTTTACGCCTTGGAGCAGAGTATCGTTACTATCCCTGTCCCTTATTTTCTGTTCGGTTTCGAGACGCGTTGTACTTTGAAATCGGACATACGGTTATGAAAGTGTTGGCAGATTTCAGAAACTTTGGATACACGTTACCAGGTGTAAGAGGATTGACCATTCATTTAAGAAATAGAATGACTGATGTAATGTTTCCAAAGAATCGCTACGATCAAGtgatcaaagggttaaataattcaaacgaTCATGTATTAGCATACGCCTCAAACTTCAGCATAGCTGCCGATTCGCATTTAGTTTGTATTCAAACCAATACAGGTGATGAAAGCAGTTACCAAACACAAGCGAtaagtataaataataaaccaaGAACGG TGACGGGTACAAGTTTCATCGTCATTAACGGAGCATTGAAGTCATCAATGGGTCTTTCAGCAAAGTCAAGTATAGTAGAGGATGGGTTAATGGTAGAGATAATGCCAGAAAAAATGGAAGCCTTAAAAGCTGCACTAAAAAATATGCAAGATTTTTCAATTGGATGCGGTCGGCAAGGAGCACTCGAACCGGATGAAACGGTGAATATAAAATGGGTCGATAATGATTTGCAATTCAACTTAGG AGTTAAAAGTCCCATTGATGGACAGCAAATGGATGGTATTCCATCGATTAGGGTACATAATGGTACCGATTATAAAGGAACGAGTAGGTTTATTCGTTGGACGgaagtatttattattaag tCTGATGATCATCCAAATGGCGTTCACGACCCAGtggatataaataaattatcggGAAATATAGCAAAGGCAACATGTACAGCTTTAGTGAAGTTGCTGGATCTTCTGGCTAATGCTGGCTTAACCAAACTTGGTGTGCGAACAACCGTTCATCCTGATAAT GTGGGTTATGAAGCGGGTAGCGAAGGTATGAAACTACCGCCAATCTACATGAACAGTTTGGACAACGAGCTAATTCAAGTCCTGCATAAAGCAGCACAAAGCAGTCAGGATACACACACTGTGCTTGAATTGATTTTTTATATACTTGACGATTGA
- the LOC114877737 gene encoding zinc finger FYVE domain-containing protein 9 isoform X1 codes for MEKFAVDLDKVLDDFEFNEDCAEQIASVNSSANNASSSTVKCNLEPSNLKSYNYLLIDSKNTNKELDIVSTSERHKDTQQINARSKSISEKDAIPDSLEYSKEETTIEGTEGVNQFYTQDYISDSKVIQKQSVPSYDSEQVPSMVYNDISQKLLQKQQNDSNSPKIDNRYGKKLNQCNLKPSVSNVFSSLNEYINAPPGSSDCIHSVLNEQKVHSNLESKTAYHGNEVSNFVQNSIKDSDKSVVFNETADATSVTRESSVSSHEDGSVSLEAPITCENDIKEDPNIHAISFDEIKNEEELLKEVSLNQIHTELSNKAEAVYKAHSDSVQEDSNIGSQENDSIPESTYNQSHQYESNSTLELEENEIKLNVGDSDSSDQHGNSLNVADKPIGFSNIENLSEDELTKYLIELEGEEKLNVECKKHENVSVHKSHEITLEDTIHNILPDQMDEGKTVEYVSKDLIVESPETTEKEFSHEADISVTDDEKEEMLTNVIEKQNSQFTDELEDGNISNKEVKSLQTIKDDNMIHENTSVTSENECLPNAKNVKVSQEHCMYNLNINQGSLSNGKTDIHLKAQKENPPQYSQACELKIQGDVDNVSEEKHVMIPEITMLNDKTRNCDDIMSTSMEASTRLNVSDSSGESEKPVRPQTLDIVLTNNTNEHQIAGSTSDTPSAHVQSNVDGTKEDQGSSPDILDNSIPETNSILGKQPPFWVPDSDAPSCMLCDVKFTVMKRRHHCRACGKVLCSKCCNMKYKLEYQGNINSRVCVSCYQLLTKAESEQSIGEWSSGYSTCVNNNDINSPQGRQPNPNNPMEYCSTIPPLQQLAGGLPPPPTVMVPVGVLKREGGTKSRPEVSKSVMFSDGIRPGCDLTELDMSWDLKPPYRKSGNKRIPTPGSSAPNTSAKRQNLPRLDPATESYVPQDPNVLPPTVTIHKGQVSYHAVTDEGLLYRTLKNECEPPIMFAINRNLYACVKILALNCCINKTCWNITSKGLACVGQDEVILLVEVLPDETKIPKDLLIFINQLYLEAIKGNTVSELGFSVCQGGNLLGSREHAGFLFIRQTLQCLQKIVLPPAPFLFGLLVHRWETPWAKVFPLRLVLRLGAEYRYYPCPLFSVRFRDALYFEIGHTVMKVLADFRNFGYTLPGVRGLTIHLRNRMTDVMFPKNRYDQVIKGLNNSNDHVLAYASNFSIAADSHLVCIQTNTGDESSYQTQAISINNKPRTVTGTSFIVINGALKSSMGLSAKSSIVEDGLMVEIMPEKMEALKAALKNMQDFSIGCGRQGALEPDETVNIKWVDNDLQFNLGVKSPIDGQQMDGIPSIRVHNGTDYKGTSRFIRWTEVFIIKSDDHPNGVHDPVDINKLSGNIAKATCTALVKLLDLLANAGLTKLGVRTTVHPDNVGYEAGSEGMKLPPIYMNSLDNELIQVLHKAAQSSQDTHTVLELIFYILDD; via the exons ATGGAAAAATTTGCTGTTGATTTAGACAAAGTTCTGGACGATTTCGAGTTTAATGAAG ATTGTGCAGAGCAAATAGCGTCTGTTAATTCTTCAGCAAACAATGCGTCATCGTCTACAGTTAAATGTAATTTGGAACCTTCAAATTTAAAATCCTACAATTATCTCTTAATAGATTCTAAAAATACTAACAAGGAATTGGATATTGTATCAACTTCGGAAAGACATAAGGATACACAGCAGATAAATGCAAGAAGTAAATCTATAAGCGAAAAGGATGCGATTCCTGACAGTCTTGAGTATAGTAAAGAAGAAACAACAATAGAAGGCACAGAAGGTGTAAATCAATTTTATACACAAGATTACATAAGTGACAGTAAAGTGATACAAAAACAGTCTGTACCATCTTATGATTCCGAACAAGTTCCTTCAATGGTATACAATGACATATCGcaaaaattattgcaaaagCAACAAAATGATAGTAACAGTCCAAAGATTGACAATAGGTATGGTAAAAAATTGAATCAGTGTAATCTAAAGCCCAGTGTTAGTAATGTCTTTAGCAGTTTGAATGAATATATAAATGCACCACCTGGAAGTTCAGATTGTATCCATTCTGTATTGAATGAACAGAAAGTGCATTCTAATTTAGAGTCTAAAACTGCTTATCATGGTAATGAGGTATCTAACTTTGTTCAGAACTCCATTAAAGATAGCGATAAGAGCGTAGTGTTTAATGAAACAGCTGATGCAACTAGTGTAACTAGAGAATCGTCTGTTTCAAGTCATGAAGATGGGTCTGTATCATTAGAAGCACCTATTACGTGTGAGAATGATATTAAAGAGGACCctaacattcatgcgataagttttgatgaaataaaaaatgaggAAGAGCTTCTGAAAGAAGTTTCATTGAACCAAATACACACTGAATTGAGTAATAAAGCAGAAGCTGTATATAAAGCACATTCTGATAGTGTACAAGAAGATAGCAATATTGGAAGCCAAGAAAATGATTCTATACCTGAGAGTACTTACAATCAAAGTCATCAGTATGAAAGTAATTCTACATTGGAGttagaagaaaatgaaataaaattaaatgtggGAGACTCTGATTCATCTGATCAACATGGGAACAGTTTAAATGTAGCAGATAAGCCAATTGGATTTAGTAACATTGAGAATTTATCAGAAGATGAGTTAACCAaatatttaatagaattagagggggaggaaaaattaaatgtggAATGTAAGAAACATGAAAATGTTTCAGTGCACAAATCACATGAAATTACGTTAGAAGATACAATACACAATATTCTTCCAGATCAAATGGACGAGGGTAAAACTGTAGAGTATGTCTCGAAAGATTTAATTGTAGAATCTCCTGAAACGACAGAAAAAGAATTCAGCCATGAAGCCGACATTTCAGTAACTGatgatgaaaaagaagaaatgttaactaatgtaatagaaaaacaaaattcacaaTTCACTGATGAATTAGAAGATGGTAATATAAGTAACAAAGAAGTCAAATCATTGCAGACCATTAAAGATGATAATATGATACATGAAAACACTAGTGTAACTTCAGAAAATGAATGTTTGCCTAATgcaaaaaatgttaaagttaGTCAGGAACACTgtatgtataatttaaatattaatcagGGGTCACTCAGTAATGGTAAAACTGATATTCACTTAAAAGCCCAGAAGGAAAATCCTCCACAATACAGTCAAGCTTGTGAATTGAAAATCCAAGGTGACGTTGATAATGTTTCTGAAGAGAAACATGTAATGATACCTGAGATAACTATGTTAAATGATAAAACAAGAAATTGCGATGATATTATGTCTACATCTATGGAAGCATCCACAAGACTAAATGTAAGTGATAGCAGTGGTGAATCAGAGAAGCCAGTACGTCCTCAAACCTTAGACATTGTTTTAACTAATAATACCAATGAACATCAAATAGCGGGTTCTACAAGTGATACACCGTCAGCTCATGTGCAATCAAATGTTGATGGTACTAAAGAAGATCAAGGATCTTCACCAGATATTTTAGATAATTCTATACCAGAAACTAATTCCATTTTGGGGAAGCAACCTCCATTTTGGGTGCCTGACAGTGATGCACCTAGCTGTATGTTGTGTGATGTAAAGTTTACAGTAATGAAAAGACGGCATCATTGTCGCGCGTGCGGAAAAGTGTTATGTAGCAAATGTTGTAATATGAAGTATAAATTAGAATATCAAGGAAACATTAATTCACGAGTTTGTGTTTCTTGTTATCAGCTTCTTACAAAAG CTGAATCAGAGCAAAGTATAGGAGAATGGTCCTCTGGTTACTCTACCTgtgtaaataataatgatattaattcACCCCAG GGGAGACAGCCTAATCCAAATAATCCCATGGAGTACTGTTCAACTATACCACCCTTGCAACAGTTAGCTGGCGGATTACCACCACCACCCACTGTTATGGTACCTGTTGGAGTTCTCAAAAGGGAAGGTGGTACAAAAAGTCGGCCTGAAGTTTCAAAGTCGGTCATGTTCAGTGATG GAATAAGGCCTGGCTGTGACCTGACAGAATTAGACATGTCCTGGGATTTGAAACCACCCTACCGGAAGTCAGGAAACAAGAGGATACCAACACCTGGATCCTCTGCACCAAATACTTCAGCTAAACGGCAGAACTTGCCGCGTTTGGATCCAGCCACTGAAAGTTACGTGCCACAGGATCCTAATGTCCTTCCACCAACTGTAACGATACATAAAGGGC AAGTATCTTATCATGCTGTAACGGACGAGGGTCTTCTGTATAGAACACTGAAAAATGAATGTGAGCCACCTATCATGTTCGCAATTAACCGGAATCTCTATGCTTGTGTTAAAATATTGGCTT TAAATTGttgtataaataaaacgtGTTGGAACATCACATCAAAAGGACTGGCTTGCGTTGGACAGGACGAAGTTATATTATTAGTGGAAGTTTTACCTGATGAAACCAAGATACCAAAAGATCTGCTCATCTTCATTAATCAATTGTACCTAGAAGCTATTAAAG GTAATACTGTATCCGAGTTGGGATTCTCAGTGTGCCAGGGAGGCAATCTGTTAGGTTCTCGAGAGCATGCAGGATTTTTGTTCATTCGTCAAACCCTACAGTGCttacaaaaaattgtattacCTCCTGCTCCGTTCTTGTTTGGTCTTCTAGTTCACAG ATGGGAAACTCCATGGGCGAAGGTATTTCCGTTACGTCTTGTTTTACGCCTTGGAGCAGAGTATCGTTACTATCCCTGTCCCTTATTTTCTGTTCGGTTTCGAGACGCGTTGTACTTTGAAATCGGACATACGGTTATGAAAGTGTTGGCAGATTTCAGAAACTTTGGATACACGTTACCAGGTGTAAGAGGATTGACCATTCATTTAAGAAATAGAATGACTGATGTAATGTTTCCAAAGAATCGCTACGATCAAGtgatcaaagggttaaataattcaaacgaTCATGTATTAGCATACGCCTCAAACTTCAGCATAGCTGCCGATTCGCATTTAGTTTGTATTCAAACCAATACAGGTGATGAAAGCAGTTACCAAACACAAGCGAtaagtataaataataaaccaaGAACGG TGACGGGTACAAGTTTCATCGTCATTAACGGAGCATTGAAGTCATCAATGGGTCTTTCAGCAAAGTCAAGTATAGTAGAGGATGGGTTAATGGTAGAGATAATGCCAGAAAAAATGGAAGCCTTAAAAGCTGCACTAAAAAATATGCAAGATTTTTCAATTGGATGCGGTCGGCAAGGAGCACTCGAACCGGATGAAACGGTGAATATAAAATGGGTCGATAATGATTTGCAATTCAACTTAGG AGTTAAAAGTCCCATTGATGGACAGCAAATGGATGGTATTCCATCGATTAGGGTACATAATGGTACCGATTATAAAGGAACGAGTAGGTTTATTCGTTGGACGgaagtatttattattaag tCTGATGATCATCCAAATGGCGTTCACGACCCAGtggatataaataaattatcggGAAATATAGCAAAGGCAACATGTACAGCTTTAGTGAAGTTGCTGGATCTTCTGGCTAATGCTGGCTTAACCAAACTTGGTGTGCGAACAACCGTTCATCCTGATAAT GTGGGTTATGAAGCGGGTAGCGAAGGTATGAAACTACCGCCAATCTACATGAACAGTTTGGACAACGAGCTAATTCAAGTCCTGCATAAAGCAGCACAAAGCAGTCAGGATACACACACTGTGCTTGAATTGATTTTTTATATACTTGACGATTGA